In the genome of Lathyrus oleraceus cultivar Zhongwan6 chromosome 4, CAAS_Psat_ZW6_1.0, whole genome shotgun sequence, the window TTTTGAATCTGTGCGACTTATATTATTCCATCGTTACATTATCATTCATCATGACAAAAATTTTGCATATGCATTTCTTTTCCAGGAATCCAAGAGCCCAATTTGTTGACTAAGCATTCGAGACAAAGCATGAATTCCGAGAGGAGAAGCATTCACAGTTACAAGTTCATGGAGTCTCCGCTAACTATTTTGAGAGGATTGGGGGCACATCTAGTTCTTGGAAACAAAGATGATTTCAAGACGGCTTATGGAAACCTTTTGGGAATACTGAACATTGAAGTCAATACCACTGTCGTATACACTCTGGTGCAATTCTACGATCCTCCGTTGAGATGTTTTACATTCCAGGATTACCAGTTGGCACCCATATTGGAAGAGTATTCACACATTCTAGGTATTAGGATCAAGAACCAAGTGCCTTATGTTCGCACTAAGGAACTCCCCAAATACCAAGTCCTTGTTGAAGCCCTCCATATGGGGAAGAAGGAAGTGGAGATGAACTTGAAACCTAAAGGTGGAATTCATGGCTTCACCTCAAAGTTTCTAGTAGATAAAGCCATTTCCTTCGCCGAAGCTGGGAGTTGGACGACCCTCAACGCCAGTCTAGCTCTACCAATCTATGGGATCGTATTGTTTTCAAACATGGAAGAATTTGTGGATCTGGCTCCTACTCACATCTTTCCGACTCAGAACCCTATTCTCACTCTTCTTGTTGATACTTACTACTCCATCCACGTGAGGACCCAAAAGAAGAAAGGAACCATCATCTATCGTACTCCTTTGTTATATAGATGGTTTATTTCATATCTACCCAACAAAGGCCCTTTCGTTGAAAACAAAGACAATTTGAAATGGTCCAAGCGGATCATGTCCTTGAACTCCGAAGACATCTCCTGGTATTCTCGAATCTTCGACAGTGTCAAACTCATCCTCAATTGTGGTGATTTTactaatgtacctcttcttggtatGAAAGGGGGAATCAATTACAATCCGAGGTTGGCATTACGACAGTTGGGATACCCAATGGTAGATAAGCCTGACCTCAAAGGTGTAGAAGGTTTTGTCTTGTACGAAGGGGTTGAAAATCCAGAATTAGTCAAGAAGATCGTCAAGGATTGAGGGGAAATTTGTCCTCAAGGGAGAGCAGAAATGGGTAAGAAGAATTGCATTGCCAAGGAAGCTTACACCAAATGGGTAAATGACAAGGTTAATGAGATTTTGCTGCCATTTCCGTCTGAACCATCCATGAGCATCAAGCCTCCTGAACCAGTGATCCATCAAACTTCTGAGGTCGATGAGCTGAAAAGAGTTATCAAGGCCCTAGAGAAAGAGAACTCCGATCTCAAGTCTAGACTTGGTAAGATCTCTTTGGAGAAAGAAACTTTGAAGTTCAACTTGAACCAGAAAAGAGACAGGGTTGTCAAGCAGTTGACGAAGTGAAAACTGAGGTATTCAAAAGAATCAAGGTGGGTGATACACTCAAGGGAACTTATGCCAGTTTGACAGCAAAGAAGAAAAAATTAGCCGAGACTTAATACCAGGCTTGTAAAGCAAAGCTTAACTATAGAGAACAGACCAATAAGCTCTGAGACCAGTTGGAAGCTTGCAAGAAAGGGCTCAAAGATGAGCAAATCCGCACCAAGGAGTTAGAGATCACTCTTTTCCAGAATCAGTATGAGCTAAACCAGAGCCTTAAGGAGATCTGTGAGCTAATACAGCAATCACGCAAGAACTTGGAAGGCACCAACCTACTCGAACAAGAGAGTGATCGCCTGAAGAAGAACCATGGACATCTTAAAAATCTCCCCAACTAGAAGGAAGCATTTGTGAGAAGCATTTCAGGTGAACCTGATCACGATCTACCACCTAAAGGAAGCATAGTACTAGTAGAAAGGAGCGCACGCCTGACCCCACTCGCTGAACAAGCCACCCAGACTTCTTAGATTTGTTATAAGGAGCTGTTTTCGAAATGTTTCTGAATAATGCCCTTTGGGGTTGACCTGTATTTCACTCTCGTTCTTAGGTTGATATCTGATAGGGTTGATGTTGATACTCTTGTAGCCTAGTGGGCAGCTTATTGATATGTACTTGTATTCCACTTTCTTGATATATGAATAAAAGAGTTTCTTGGCTACTGACTTCACAAATTGTCTCTCTCATTATGCTTTGTATTTGCTTATGTTGATAAACAAACTCAAGGATTCCTTGGAAATTTCTTCCTTCAGAAAAATGAATATAACATAAATAAATATGCACATATCAATTTTTTTTGTATCCACGCATTTATCTGTCATAAGCTTCcagaaaacaaaatgcttacCCTCACCATCTTTCCGTAGCAAAAACGACGACTCATCATCACTATTTCACCCAAGCAAACAAATCCAAGATCATGACTGACTTTGAAGCTGACAATGTTGTTGTCCGTGAATCTCTCGCCCAAGTCCAAGGAAGAATGGACCTCTTCCAAGGAAACATGGAGGCCATCCTAGAACTCCTCCATACTCAGAGGGCTTCTGCCTCTACTAACCCTGCTGATGACAACGTCACCCGTGTTGTTGGGGTGACCAATCCTGCTACTGCTGCTGGTGCTACCGTCGAAACTCCGGTGGAGACTGTAGTACCAACCACTGAAAACCGCCAATTGGTCCCTACTGATATGAGTAGGCTTGTTGCTGCCTACCCTTGGGGAATGACCCCAAAATTTGCTGCTCACTTTGCCAATGGGGGGTTTTCTTCCCTTATCCGACTCTCAGTGCCCCTACTGCTGCTGGAAACCCTACATTCCCGTGGGGTATACCTAC includes:
- the LOC127137702 gene encoding uncharacterized protein LOC127137702, with product MNSERRSIHSYKFMESPLTILRGLGAHLVLGNKDDFKTAYGNLLGILNIEVNTTVVYTLVQFYDPPLRCFTFQDYQLAPILEEYSHILGIRIKNQVPYVRTKELPKYQVLVEALHMGKKEVEMNLKPKGGIHGFTSKFLVDKAISFAEAGSWTTLNASLALPIYGIVLFSNMEEFVDLAPTHIFPTQNPILTLLVDTYYSIHVRTQKKKGTIIYRTPLLYRWFISYLPNKGPFVENKDNLKWSKRIMSLNSEDISWYSRIFDSVKLILNCGDFTNVPLLGMKGGINYNPRLALRQLGYPMVDKPDLKGVEGFVLYEGVENPELVKKIVKD